A stretch of DNA from Vibrio gallaecicus:
AACAAGCACTACTCACTATTATCCAAAGAATGACTATGCAAAAAAAAACCACAATCGTTAAATGTCCACAATGCAGCGCTGATGTTGAATGGGGAGAACAAAGTCCTCACCGCCCATTTTGCAGTAAACAATGTCAAATGATTGATTTTGGAGAATGGGCAGATGAAGAGAACTCCATTGCTGGCGCTCCAGATATGTCAGATAGTGATGGTTGGTCGGAAGACCAATACTAAATAATCACTCCGACACCTTTTAAGGCTGATGTAATAATCAGCCTTTTTTCCCTCTATCACTTATCACTTATCACTTAGATAAATGACATAAAGCCGTCACCTTAATCCACTCAATTTGTCTTACTTCTTGCCTATAGTCATAGCCTCTAAATTATTCCGGAACTGAAAGCGTCACTTCTTTCACCTATCATTCCAACCACAATCAACCGTTTAGGTAATCCGGAGTGATTCAATTTATATGCTTATACAAAGGATGATTAAAGATGAAACGTAGCTTAATGACAATTGCTATTATTGCCGCCTTAGCCGGATGTAATTCAAGTAATGATGAATTAGATGATGGTTCAACATTCACTCTTCAGCTTTTACATGTAGCTGATATGGATGGCTCTAATGCAACAGCCCTATCTAATGCCGGTAATTTCGCTTCGTTAGTTTCTGGATTTACCAGTCAATATCCAGAAAATACATTATTTTTAAGCTCTGGCGACAACTACATTCCGGGATCTCGCTACGAAGCAGCCAAAGATAACTCAATGAGCTTAGTCAACGGTATCAAAGTTCCTGGCGTCGCAAGAGCTGATATCGCTATGTTAAGTGCTATGGGCCTGCAAGCTTCCGCGGTAGGTAATCATGATTTAGATGGTGGAAGTGCGGAGTTTGCAAGCATCATAAATAAAGATGGTGATTACCCCGGAGCACTGTTCCCTTACTTAAGTTCCAATATGGATTTCAGTACGGATACCAATACTGTTGACCTTGTTGTTCCTAGTGGTCAAGTCGCGGATACAATACCTAACAGCCTAACTCAAACAACAGTTATCGAAGTCAATGGACATAAGATAGGCATCGTTGGTATCACAACACCAACTAATGATGATATTACCAGTACAGATAATATTGCCGTTTATCCAGAAAATGACTCGATAGAAGACCTGGCTGTCATTGTTCAAGCCCAAGTCGACAGATTAACTCACTCTGGTATAGATAAAGTTATTGCGCTTGCGCACATGCAATCTATTCGCTTTGAAAAACAATTAGCAGGTTTATTAAAGGGTGTCGATATCATCGTCGCAGGTGGTTCAAATACATTGTTAGCAAATGATAGTAACCGACTTTGGGATGGTGATATTAAAGCAGAAAACTACCCAATAATGCTAAATGACGCCGATGGAAAAGATGTCGCTATCGTTAATGTCGATGCTGATTATAAATACTTGGGGCGTTTAGTCGTAAGTTTTGATACCAATGGTGATCTCATTGCTTCAAGTATTGATCCGAATGCAAGTGGTAGCTTTATTACCGATGATCAAATGGTTGCAAGTATTGATGGATCTACAGCTAATACTGAAGTGGAAGCTATCGTTGATGCTGTTAATAGCGTAATTATTGCCAGTGAACAAAACATCATTGGTCATACGGATGTTTATCTAAATGGCACCAGAGGATATGTTCGAACAGAAGAGACAAATCTTGGAAGTCTGACAGCTGATGCTAATTTGTGGTACGCACAATTGCACGATGCTCAAGTCCAAATATCTCTTAAAAACGGAGGCGGTATTCGTGCTGATATCGGCTACTCTGAATACCCTGCAGGTTCTATTGATCCAAATGAGCTTCAATACTACCCACCAGCCTCTTACCCTCTTGCAGGTAAAGGTGAAGGTGATATTTCTCAATATGATGTCCAATCTGCCCTCGCATTTAATAACAGTTTGGCAATTGTCGATCTTACCGCGGATGAACTATGGGACATTCTTGAATATGGCGTTGCTGGTGTTGAGAATATATCTGGTGGTTTTACGCATATCGGTGGTATGTGCATTGAATACGACGGTTCAAGAACAGCACGAGTAGCTGACCCTATCACCGGCGATGTCACAACTCCAGGACAACGAATCCGAAAAGTTATTGTCGATACAAACGGAGACAATACTTGTGGACCTAGTGATGAGTTGGTTGTTAGTGATGGGGTTGTCGTAGCGAACAATAACTACAAAGCAGTCACTCTTAGTTATTTGTCTCTATCTGAACCATACCCATGTACCGATAATGGTAATGGCGGATGTTCAAATCAAGTTATGCTAGAAGATGATGGAGTCATGACAGTGGATCCTCAACAGAGTAACTTTGCGGCAACTGGTACTGAACAAGATGCCTTAGC
This window harbors:
- the yacG gene encoding DNA gyrase inhibitor YacG; protein product: MQKKTTIVKCPQCSADVEWGEQSPHRPFCSKQCQMIDFGEWADEENSIAGAPDMSDSDGWSEDQY
- a CDS encoding bifunctional metallophosphatase/5'-nucleotidase, which codes for MKRSLMTIAIIAALAGCNSSNDELDDGSTFTLQLLHVADMDGSNATALSNAGNFASLVSGFTSQYPENTLFLSSGDNYIPGSRYEAAKDNSMSLVNGIKVPGVARADIAMLSAMGLQASAVGNHDLDGGSAEFASIINKDGDYPGALFPYLSSNMDFSTDTNTVDLVVPSGQVADTIPNSLTQTTVIEVNGHKIGIVGITTPTNDDITSTDNIAVYPENDSIEDLAVIVQAQVDRLTHSGIDKVIALAHMQSIRFEKQLAGLLKGVDIIVAGGSNTLLANDSNRLWDGDIKAENYPIMLNDADGKDVAIVNVDADYKYLGRLVVSFDTNGDLIASSIDPNASGSFITDDQMVASIDGSTANTEVEAIVDAVNSVIIASEQNIIGHTDVYLNGTRGYVRTEETNLGSLTADANLWYAQLHDAQVQISLKNGGGIRADIGYSEYPAGSIDPNELQYYPPASYPLAGKGEGDISQYDVQSALAFNNSLAIVDLTADELWDILEYGVAGVENISGGFTHIGGMCIEYDGSRTARVADPITGDVTTPGQRIRKVIVDTNGDNTCGPSDELVVSDGVVVANNNYKAVTLSYLSLSEPYPCTDNGNGGCSNQVMLEDDGVMTVDPQQSNFAATGTEQDALAEYLQAFHADENTPYLTKDSVDGGLADTRIIRLD